The Falco rusticolus isolate bFalRus1 chromosome 5, bFalRus1.pri, whole genome shotgun sequence genome has a segment encoding these proteins:
- the LOC119149080 gene encoding cadherin-related family member 5-like, which produces MEAPSCPALLAACLALQLATAAWGDGCSSFGNLFTEIAENSAHGSLVAQLPAAGDTGSAGLQLCLAGADAIWFYLDGRSVRLNVSAERALDREELESPVLMVALTCAEDGFSPVEYRIIVQVLNENDNRPHFQGATVLTHNISELAAVHSVVFSTQAEDADGDTLMYVIDTASPDARFFRIDLPNSGKVVLARALDFESRQQLEVVVTAVEMNTKERFNASAHIRVNVLDGDDQYPQFLPCTPRTHHGLTICTSPIYTANVTEGQLQGGPLSFSPGSVYAEDGDRGLRAAITYSLLAGQESGRFHIDNMTGAITLLQAVESSRSTPAISLSIMASQVNDANKYAVTQAVVRVLAANRHPPRFAHPMYQAFVPAGAREAALLLTFGGHVLALRAHDPDFPEGVNPQVQYSLRPSTNHSQLFQVMPNGLLVARADRLRPAQTYRLQVLARDEESGETANTTVELEVLWPGQAAPRDPSEMGPGRSSVNTAVLAGGLGALLLLTAASLFLVMRLMKKRQRQQETADRAALAIEKHPNVSLRWFQPVPAGKSSPSPPNLYYPNEGYSEGGEAAPPPPPPPPPPPPPPPPPPPPAPQLPPVPKPQANSVGRPGGSPGGSPQESPPPAPASPPSPSEVVGGGGEAGGSPAVGGRRGGPPAVLPALEEVSEESLEEAAMGGPRVPPTLLQLLEDSIEC; this is translated from the exons ATGGAGGCACCGTCCTGCCCGgccctcctggctgcctgcctggcactgcagctggcCACAG cagcctggggcgACGGGTGCAGCAGCTTTGGGAACCTGTTCACGGAGATCGCAGAGAACAGCGCCCATGGGAGCCTGGTGGCCCAGCTGCCGGCGGCAGGGGACACGGGCAGCGCTGGGCTCCAACTCTGCCTGGCTGGTGCCGACGCCATTTGGTTCTACCTGGATGGCCGCAGTGTGCGGCTCAACGTCTCGGCTGAGCGGGCCCTGGACCGTGAG GAGCTGGAGTCCCCGGTGTTGATGGTGGCCCTGACGTGTGCCGAGGATGGCTTCTCCCCG GTTGAGTACCGGATCATCGTCCAGGTCCTCAATGAGAATGACAACCGGCCTCACTTCCAGGGAGCCACTGTCCTCACCCACAACATCAGCGAG CTGGCGGCCGTGCACTCGGTGGTGTTCAGCACACAGGCAGAGGACGCGGACGGGGACACACTGATGTACGTCATCGACACGGCCTCG cccgaCGCCAGGTTCTTCCGCATCGACCTGCCCAACAGCGGGAAGGTGGTGCTGGCACGTGCCCTTGACTTcgagagcaggcagcagctggaggtggtggtCACCGCCGTG GAGATGAACACCAAGGAGCGGTTCAATGCCTCTGCCCACATCCGGGTGAATGTACTGGATGGGGATGACCAGTACCCCCAGTTCCTGCCCTGCACTCCCCGCACCCACCATGGCCTCACCATCTGCACCAGCCCCATCTACACCGCCAATGTCACAGAGGGCCAGCTCCag GGGGGACCCCTGAGCTTCAGCCCTGGCTCTGTCTACGCTGAGGACGGGGACAGGGGCTTGAGGGCGGCCATCACCTACTCCCTGCTGGCAG GGCAGGAGAGCGGCCGCTTTCACATCGACAACATGACAGGAGCCATCACGCTGCTGCAGGCGGTGGAGAGCAGCCGGAGCACACCTGCTATCAGCCTCAGCATCAtg gccTCGCAGGTAAACGACGCCAACAAGTATGCAGTGACACAGGCGGTGGTGCGGGTGCTGGCTGCCAACCGGCACCCGCCACGCTTCGCCCACCCGATGTACCAGGCCTTCGTCCCCGCTGGCGCCCGTGAGGctgccctcctcctcaccttcGGTGGCCACGTGCTGGCCCTGCGCGCCCATGACCCTGACTTCCCTGAG GGTGTGAACCCCCAGGTGCAGTACAGCCTGCGCCCCAGCACCAACCACAGCCAGCTCTTCCAGGTGATGCCCAACGGGCTGTTGGTGGCCCGCGCCGACCGCCTGCGGCCTGCCCAGACCTACCGCCTGCAG GTGCTGGCAAGGGATGAGGAGTCGGGGGAGACAGCGAACACCACAGTGGAGCTGGAGGTGCTGTGGCCAGGGCAGGCGG ccccacggGACCCTTCAGAGATGGGGCCAGGCCGGAGCTCGGTGAACACGGCAGTGCtagcaggggggctgggggccctGTTGCTCCTCACCGCCGCCAGCCTCTTCCTCGTCATGAGGCTGATGAAGAAGCGCCAGCGGCAGCAGGAGACAGCTGACCGGGCAGCACTGGCCATCGAGAAGCACCCCAACGTG AGCCTGAGGTGGTTCCAGCCG GTCCCTGCCGGCAAGTCGTCCCCGAGCCCCCCCAACCTCTACTACCCCAACGAGGGGTACAGTGAGGGGGGCGAGgctgccccaccaccaccaccaccaccaccaccgccaccaccaccaccaccgcctcCCCCTCCgcctgccccccagctccccccagtcCCCAAACCCCAGGCAAACTCAgtggggcggccgggggggtccccggggggATCCCCACAGGAGtctcctccccctgctccagccagcccccccagcccgaGCGAGGTggtggggggcggcggggaggcagGGGGCAGCCCTGCAGTGGGGGGTCGGCGCGGGGGGCCCCCAGCGGTGCTGCCAGCGCTGGAGGAGGTGAGCGAGGAGAGCCTGGAGGAGGCGGCGATGGGGGGCCCCagggtgccccccaccctgctgcagctgctggaggactCCATCGAGTGCTGA
- the ATP6V1F gene encoding V-type proton ATPase subunit F, with the protein MSGRGKLIAVLGDEDTVTGFLLGGVGELDKHRKPNFLVVEKETSLAEIEETFRSFLNREDIGIILISQCLAELIRHAVEAHARPLPAILEIPSKEHPYDPAKDSVLRRARGVFSPEDLR; encoded by the exons ATGTCGGGCCGCGGGAAGCTGATCGCGGTGCTGGGGGATGAGGACACGGTGACCGGGTTCCTGCTGGGCGGCGTGGGCGAGCTGGACAAGCACCGGAAGCCCAACTTCCTGGTGGTGGAAAAGGAGACCAGCCTGGCCGAGATCGAGGAGACTTTCCG GAGCTTCCTGAACCGGGAGGACATCGGGATCATCCTGATCAGCCAGTGCCTGGCAGAGCTGATCCGGCATGCAGTGGAGGCGCACgcccggcccctgcccgccATCCTGGAGATCCCCTCCAAGGAGCACCCCTACGACCCTGCCAAGGACTCTGTCCTGCGCCGTGCCCGCGGTGTCTTCAGCCCCGAAGACCTGCGCTAG